The Acidimicrobiales bacterium region ACCAGTGAGCCCTCCGGGAGCGCGACCCGCGTGAGCCCGCCCGGAACCACCTCCACCTTGTCACCCGTGAGGATGAAGGGCCGCAGGTCGAGATGGCGGCCGGCGCAACCACCGTCGACGAGCGTGGGGGACCGCGACAGGGAGACGACCTCCTGGGCTATCCAGTTGCGGGGATCGGCGGTGATGTCGGCGGCCGCCTTGGCCAGTTCGGCGTCGCTGGCCTGTGGGCCGATCACGATGCCGTAACCGCCCGACTCGGCGACCGGCTTGACGACCAGTTCGTCCAGTCTGGCGAGCACGGCCTCACGCTGGTCTTCGTCCCAGAGGAGATAGGTGTCGACGTTGGCGATCACCGGCTCTTCGTCGAGGTAGTAGCGGATCAGGTCCGGAACGAAGGGATAGACGGCCTTGTCGTCGGCGACTCCGTTGCCGACCGCGTTCGCAAGGGTGACGTTTCCGGCGCGTGCCGCGCTCATGATCCCCGGGACGCCGAGCATCGACGACTTCTCGAAGACCACCGGGTCGAGGAACTCGTCGTCGATCCGGCGGTAGACGACATCGACGCGTTCGAGACCGGAGGTCGTGCGCATCGCCACGACGTGGTCGTCGACGATGAGGTCCCGCCCTTCGACGAGCTGCACCCCCATCTGCTGCGCGAGGAAGGCGTGCTCGAAGTAGGCCGAGTTGTACACCCCGGGGGTGAGCACGACGACGGTGGGCGAGTCGCCTGCCGATGGCGGTGCGACGCTGCGCAGCGAGTCGAGCAGCATCCGGCCGTAGTCGTCGACGGGTCGCACGTCGTGGCGGGCGAAGACACCCGGGATCACCTTCGTCATGACCGCACGGTTCTCCAGAACGTAGGAGATACCGCTTGGGTTCCGGACGTTGTCCTCGAGAACGCGGAACTCGCCGGCACCGTCGCGGACGATGTCGACGCCCGAGACGAGACAGCGGGCGCCGAGTGGGGCGGCCAGGCCCATGGCCTCACGGCGGAACCCGTCCGACGACATCACGAGCCACCGTGGGACGATCCCGTCGTTGACGGCAGCCTGCTCGCCCACGTAGAGGTCCTCGAGGAACCGGTTGAGAGCCGTGACCCTTTGAGCGAGACCCCGTTCGAGGACGTCCCACTCCGACGCGGTGATGATCCGCGGGATCAGGTCCATCGGCCATGTGCGCTCTATCCCGGACTGTTCGCCGTAGACGGTGAAGGTGATGCCCTGGGTGCGGAAGAAGTCGTCACGAGACCGCGAACGCCGTCCGAGCTCGGCATCGCTCAGCTGCGAGAACCATCGGACCAGCGCCTCGTAGGTCGGGCGGACGACCCCGTCCGCGGAGAACGCCTCGTCGAAGAATCCATCACAGCGGTAGTCGTCGAAGAGCGTGGTCATGTCGACCCGACCCTACCGGCGCGACCGGGGCGGGGCCGAAAGTTCGGCCCCGCCCCGTCAGATCGGCGTCAGCTTCGCAGCGGATCGCCACGAAGCGTCGGATCAGTTGAAGGTCAGCCCGTAGACGTCGGTGAGGCCGATGAGGCAGAACTCGCGCTCGGGGCATTCGGGCGGCCCGCCGAACACGAGAACGTCGGAGACACCCGCGAGGTCAGACGTGGTCGAGAGCCCGTAGGTCTGTGCGGTCTCCGCGGTCACGACGATGCCGTTGCGGTCCTCCGCGGGAGCCGGATCCAGCACGGTCACGCCCGAGCCCTCGATGATGGTGCGCAACTGCGCGGCGGCCTCGGCGGCGTCGGCCGGGACCGTCGCTTCGGCGTCGTTGAAGATCGTGTACGTCCCGACGTACTCGGGATAGAGGTCGATCTCACCGGAGGTGAGGGCGGGCGCCACGACCTCGCGGGCACCCATCTGGAAGGTGCGGGAGATGTCGGCTCCGGCGGACTCGAGAGCCTGGGCGTAGAGCTCGGCCACGATCTCCTGCTCGAAGAAGTTGGTCGAACCGACGTTCAGCGATGCATCGACGGGGTCACCGCTCCAGGGGACGATGCCGTTGTCGGCGAGCCATGTGGCGGCGGCCTCGTCGGGGTCGATCAGGTCCTGGGTGACCTGGCGGTTCAGCTCGGTGAGCTCGGCTGTGGTCAGCGGGGCCGAGACCGCGTTGAGCACGGCTGCGACCTCGGGGGTCACCGCGTCGGTGCGAATCGCCGGGATGAGATTCTCGATCTGCTGGAGGCCGAGATCGTCGTCGAGCAGGACCCAGCCGTTGGCTGCGATGTCCGCGTCCGAGGTGAACAGGAGCGCGACGTCGATGTCGCCGTCGGCGAGCGCCTGCTTGGTGATGGGTCCGCCCACGTCGAGCGGGACGAACTCCAACACTCCGGTCACTTCGGCTGCACCATCATCCGCGGCAGCACCATCATCCGCGGCAGCACCGTCATCGAAGGCAGCACCATCATCCGCGGCAGCCGTGTCGTCATCGTCGTCACCGCATGCGGCTGCGATGAGGGCCAACGTCAGCACGAGCGCGAGCAACTTGGTGAACTTGGGGATTCGCGTCATTGGGGGTTCCTCTCCTTGTGCGCGGCCTTCATGGGTATCGGGTCCGGAGCGATTTCCGACGCTCGGTCTTCGCTCTGCGTCGAGGCGCGACGCCGTCGCGGCCCACCGCTGCGACGCACACCCGCAGGCACCAACAGGCGCCCTGCGGCGGCGAAGAACACCTCTGCGGCGATGACGAGGACCGCGAGCACGAGCGCCCCGGCCACCAACTCGCCGTCGTCCTGTTGCGCGAGCCCGTCGACGACCAGGCGGCCGAGACCGCCGAAACCGAAGACGGCGACGAACGCAGCGGTGGCGAGAACCTGCACCACGGCGATCCTCAGGCCGCTGATCACGAGCGGCAACGCCACGGGGAACTCGACGCGCAGAGCGCGGTCACGACCCCTGTAGCCCATTCCGCGGGCCGCATCCCGCACGCCGTCGGGCACCTCGGCCATCCCCGTGTAGGTGTTGATCAGGATCGGCGGGATCGCCAGGGCCACGAGCGCGACCAGGCCCACCACCGGCCCGACGACGGGCAGTTCGTCACGCCCCCAGAGCTGTTGCGCCAGAGCCATCAGACCGAACGTCGGCACGGCCCGCCCGATGTTGCCCACATTGATCGCGGCGGTTCCGAACCGGCGGAGGTGGCCGAGCCAGATTCCGAGCGGCAGCGCCACGATCGTGGCGATGACCACCGCGCCGAGGGAGTAGCGGAGGTGCTCGGCGACGCGCGCGAGGATTCCGAGCCGACCCCACCAGTTGTCGGCCGTCGTGAGGAAGTCGAACGTGTCGGACACGAACGCGAGCGTGGGAGCGGTCACGGAGCGGCCCTCCGCCTCGTCCAGGGCGTGACGAGACGCTGGAAGAGTGCGAGGAGGAGATCGGCCACGATCGCCAGCGCGACGGACCCGATC contains the following coding sequences:
- a CDS encoding circularly permuted type 2 ATP-grasp protein gives rise to the protein MTTLFDDYRCDGFFDEAFSADGVVRPTYEALVRWFSQLSDAELGRRSRSRDDFFRTQGITFTVYGEQSGIERTWPMDLIPRIITASEWDVLERGLAQRVTALNRFLEDLYVGEQAAVNDGIVPRWLVMSSDGFRREAMGLAAPLGARCLVSGVDIVRDGAGEFRVLEDNVRNPSGISYVLENRAVMTKVIPGVFARHDVRPVDDYGRMLLDSLRSVAPPSAGDSPTVVVLTPGVYNSAYFEHAFLAQQMGVQLVEGRDLIVDDHVVAMRTTSGLERVDVVYRRIDDEFLDPVVFEKSSMLGVPGIMSAARAGNVTLANAVGNGVADDKAVYPFVPDLIRYYLDEEPVIANVDTYLLWDEDQREAVLARLDELVVKPVAESGGYGIVIGPQASDAELAKAAADITADPRNWIAQEVVSLSRSPTLVDGGCAGRHLDLRPFILTGDKVEVVPGGLTRVALPEGSLVVNSSQGGGSKDTWVLMSDAEIADLRADEKARR
- a CDS encoding glycine betaine ABC transporter substrate-binding protein encodes the protein MTRIPKFTKLLALVLTLALIAAACGDDDDDTAAADDGAAFDDGAAADDGAAADDGAAEVTGVLEFVPLDVGGPITKQALADGDIDVALLFTSDADIAANGWVLLDDDLGLQQIENLIPAIRTDAVTPEVAAVLNAVSAPLTTAELTELNRQVTQDLIDPDEAAATWLADNGIVPWSGDPVDASLNVGSTNFFEQEIVAELYAQALESAGADISRTFQMGAREVVAPALTSGEIDLYPEYVGTYTIFNDAEATVPADAAEAAAQLRTIIEGSGVTVLDPAPAEDRNGIVVTAETAQTYGLSTTSDLAGVSDVLVFGGPPECPEREFCLIGLTDVYGLTFN
- a CDS encoding ABC transporter permease, with the protein product MTAPTLAFVSDTFDFLTTADNWWGRLGILARVAEHLRYSLGAVVIATIVALPLGIWLGHLRRFGTAAINVGNIGRAVPTFGLMALAQQLWGRDELPVVGPVVGLVALVALAIPPILINTYTGMAEVPDGVRDAARGMGYRGRDRALRVEFPVALPLVISGLRIAVVQVLATAAFVAVFGFGGLGRLVVDGLAQQDDGELVAGALVLAVLVIAAEVFFAAAGRLLVPAGVRRSGGPRRRRASTQSEDRASEIAPDPIPMKAAHKERNPQ